One part of the Pecten maximus chromosome 9, xPecMax1.1, whole genome shotgun sequence genome encodes these proteins:
- the LOC117334278 gene encoding LOW QUALITY PROTEIN: glutathione S-transferase-like (The sequence of the model RefSeq protein was modified relative to this genomic sequence to represent the inferred CDS: deleted 1 base in 1 codon), whose translation MADNWEVLYWPLAGRGEYVRLMFVEKGIEFKDTDDWTVVREQVKEGKLGGFPVMFPPVVCNGDFHLSQTPTICKYLGKKFGLYPDNEVDEWHADQLNATIHDYIAEGRLAFHGINHTLTYYKQTEETKPYIERFITERIPKWLKHFEDVLMANNGGKGFLFGDKLTYVDLGLMHALRTTESQFPDVWNSADYIPALKSFKDRMCSRPRLAAYLKSDKCRPFEGNSMM comes from the exons ATGGCTGATAACTGGGAGGTGCTGTACTGGCCTTTAGCTGGGAGGGGTGAATACGTCCGATTGATGTTTGTGGAGAAGGGTATTGAGTTTAAGGACACCGACGATTGGACAGTTGTACGCGAACAGGTAAAGGAGGGGAAGTTAGGAGGATTCCCTGTCATGTTCCCTCCAGTTGTTTGTAACG GAGATTTCCATCTCTCCCAAACTCCGACTATATGTAAATACCTAGGGAAGAAGTTTGGGCTGTACCCCGATAATGAGGTAGATGAGTGGCACGCTGATCAACTCAACGCAACTATCCACGACTATATAGCGGAAG GAAGATTAGCTTTCCATGGAATCAACCATACCTTGACCTATTATAAGCAGACAGAAGAAACTAAACCGTATATTGAAAGATTTATTACCGAAAGAATTCCAAAATGGCTCAAACATTTTGAGGACGTGCTGATGGCGAATAATGGAGGAAAGGG GTTCCTTTTTGGAGACAAGTTGACCTACGTGGACCTGGGTTTAATGCATGCCTTGAGAACTACAGAATCACAATTCCCGGACGTCTGGAACAGCGCCGACTATATACCAGCTCTCAAGAGTTTCAAGGACAGAATGTGTTCACGGCCACGTCTGGCTGCTTAT TTAAAGTCGGACAAATGCCGTCCGTTTGAAGGCAATAGTATGATGTAA